The Methanosphaera sp. DNA window GTGCTACTGTGTAGTATGAACAGTATGAACATTGCATGTTACATCCTACAAGTCCAACACAGAATGCTTTACTGCCTGGCATAAAATGGTATAATGTACTTTCCTCAATGTGTTCTACTGTTGTTTTTGATGTGTAGATTTTATTTTCATTATCATATATTGGATCTTGATGACAGATTGTTTTTCTTCCATCACTAAGATTGCAATAATTTGGACATATATCACATATCATAATTAACTTTCTTATTTCCCCCACTATTTTAGGTGTTCATATCCTCGTATTTTAAGTGTAGACTCATGACCATTACCATCAACTAGTATAACTCTATTTTTACTATCTTCTATGACTTCACCTATTGGTGTTATATCATCAAGCATATCTTTATGTTTTTCATATTCACTGCTATTTAATGTGAGAAGTAGTTCAAATTCTTCACCAAAATAAAATAAGTATTCATATAAATGTTTATGATTTGCATCTGCAATGGTTTGAAGATCTTTTTCATAAGGTAGCATTTGCTCATATATCTTAAAGCTACAATTTTTATTATTATCACATAAACATCCAAGTTCTGATGCAAGACCATCTGTAATATCACTCATTGATGTAACAATTGATGGATGTTCACGCAGATACTCGGCTGTTTTATATGGAAGTTTTGGATTAAATACACTGTCCATAAGCTCATCTTTAAGAGAATCTGCTATATCAACATTACCAGCACCATAAATCAGGTCAAATCCTCCTGCAACATCACCAATAGAACCTGTAGTTGCAATAATATCACCGGGATGTGCATTATTAAGGAATCTGACACCACCATCTACTTCACCAATAGCTGTTGCAGATGTTATAACTTCATCTGCTTCATTAATATCTCCACCAATAAGTGTAATATCATATTCATTGCATTTGTAGAGTAT harbors:
- the thiL gene encoding thiamine-phosphate kinase — its product is MQIAQLGEKQLIQRLLQKRDDTLNIEDENLIQSYRDDAALCINSCKYSVFSTDMLIESHHFPVGMTPFEMGAKTVNVNVSDIIAMNAKPTAIVISLALPGDFSVDDFDALVDGILYKCNEYDITLIGGDINEADEVITSATAIGEVDGGVRFLNNAHPGDIIATTGSIGDVAGGFDLIYGAGNVDIADSLKDELMDSVFNPKLPYKTAEYLREHPSIVTSMSDITDGLASELGCLCDNNKNCSFKIYEQMLPYEKDLQTIADANHKHLYEYLFYFGEEFELLLTLNSSEYEKHKDMLDDITPIGEVIEDSKNRVILVDGNGHESTLKIRGYEHLK